Proteins co-encoded in one Arachis stenosperma cultivar V10309 chromosome 7, arast.V10309.gnm1.PFL2, whole genome shotgun sequence genomic window:
- the LOC130939481 gene encoding uncharacterized protein LOC130939481 gives MASEEESFLALVHCSGKIKKSKSQGVKFTDREPLSIFISSSMSLSDLKNSILEKLGVLGCKWVKKLFYKIPMAVVSTSVQYETFAVKSDEDIRVLFYCVRSFPEIRIHELFAKLEVGVDSSGASAPVPCVASAGGASSSMPAVRPHLPPVQSPSFAADLEQTEVVGSVPLDHAAVMEPPNVVGTGGGLVPYLEDFGGPDQVENAMRDDESDQEPIDIDALGQQEDSGNRVSRSSTEFEIGQSFQSKDEAVLSVKDYSIRRGVEYRVIESDHLKYHGKCKEFGKGCTWLIRVALRARKGTWEVRRYNGPHTCLATSISSDHRQLDYNVICARILPMVRADAAVTVKVLQQATEADYGFRPSYRKVWLAKQKAVAQIYGDWEESYAELPRWMLWIQAIMPGTITVLKTSPVQIGGAVDESTVYFHRLFWTFPPCIEAFRHCKPLVSIDGTHLYGKYGGTLLLAIAQDGNSNILPIAFALVEGENAESWSFFLSNLREHVTPQEGILVISDRHNGIKAALEAPETGWLPPRAFRAYCIRHVAANFALTFKGKDSRRLLVNAAYAKTEGEFYYWFDIMRTENPAMCDWANRMEYDKWTQHEDAGRRFGHMTTNISECVNSVLKSTRNLPVTSLVKSTYGRLAQLFVVRGQTAEAQLGSGHEFCQALVKAIDRNLRDSRCFTVTLYDRHQSEYTVAETTPTGTFSLGSYRVSLKDHRCDCGHFQALHYPCCHAIACCAYSRLNWESYVHEVYRMTEVFNVYKQGFLPPIPEGLRPPYGGPTIIPDPNLRRAKEGRPKATRIRGSMDQSQENQPKRCGLCRQPGHTRRNCHQRSQSGGGDA, from the exons ATGGCTAGTGAGGAAGAGAGCTTTCTTGCTCTGGTGCATTGCTctggaaaaattaaaaaaagcaaaagcCAAGGTGTGAAGTTCACCGATAGAGAACCACTAAGTATTTTTATCAGTTCGTCTATGAGTTTGTCGGACTTGAAGAATAGCATCTTGGAGAAGCTTGGCGTGTTGGGTTGCAAGTGGGTGAAGAAActattctacaagattcccATGGCGGTTGTCTCAACCAGTGTTCAGTATGAAACCTTTGCGGTTAAGTCTGATGAAGATATTAGGGTTCTGTTCTACTGTGTAAGGAGCTTTCCGGAGATCAGAATCCATGAGTTGTTCGCGAAGTTGGAGGTTGGTGTCGATAGTTCTGGGGCATCCGCTCCAGTTCCTTGCGTAGCTTCCGCGGGTGGTGCATCTAGTTCGATGCCTGCGGTCAGACCGCATCTTCCGCCGGTTCAATCACCTTCTTTTGCGGCTGACTTAGAACAAACGGAGGTTGTTGGTTCTGTCCCTTTGGACCATGCAGCAGTCATGGAGCCTCCCAACGTTGTGGGCACCGGTGGTGGCCTCGTGCCTTATCTTGAAGACTTTGGTGGACCTGATCAAGTAGAGAATGCAATGCGTGACGATGAGTCTGACCAGGAGCCTATTGATATCGATG CTCTTGGTCAACAGGAAGACAGTGGTAACAGAGTGAGTAGATCTTCTACAGAATTTGAGATTGGGCAATCGTTCCAGAGTAAAGATGAAGCTGTGCTCAGTGTGAAGGACTATAGCATCCGGCGAGGTGTTGAGTACAGAGTCATCGAATCGGATCATTTGAAGTATCATGGAAAATGCAAGGAATTCGGCAAGGGTTGCACTTGGTTGATTCGTGTAGCGCTTCGTGCACGAAAGGGAACTTGGGAGGTTAGGAGGTACAACGGGCCACACACGTGCCTCGCAACTTCTATTTCAAGTGATCACCGTCAGCTGGATTATAACGTTATATGTGCGAGGATTCTTCCTATGGTTAGGGCGGATGCTGCGGTTACAGTAAAGGTACTTCAACAAGCGACAGAAGCTGATTACGGTTTCAGGCCTAGTTACAGGAAGGTCTGGTTGGCTAAACAGAAGGCAGTGGCACAAATATATGGAGATTGGGAAGAGTCTTACGCGGAGTTGCCCCGTTGGATGCTATGGATCCAGGCAATAATGCCGGGAACAATCACGGTGCTGAAGACGTCTCCGGTTCAGATTGGTGGTGCGGTTGATGAGTCGACGGTGTACTTTCACCGACTTTTCTGGACATTTCCACCCTGTATCGAAGCATTCCGGCATTGCAAGCCACTCGTCAGTATTGATGGTACCCACTTGTATGGGAAGTATGGAGGGACGCTCCTGTTGGCGATAGCTCAGGACGGAAACTCGAACATCCTGCCGATAGCATTCGCCCTTGTAGAGGGGGAAAATGCAGAGTCGTGGTCATTCTTCTTGTCCAACCTCCGAGAGCATGTGACTCCTCAGGAGGGTATCCTAGTTATCTCAGACAGGCATAATGGGATCAAGGCGGCCCTTGAGGCACCTGAGACTGGATGGCTGCCTCCTCGTGCTTTCCGGGCCTACTGTATAAGGCATGTGGCAGCGAATTTCGCCCTAACGTTCAAAGGTAAGGACTCAAGGAGGTTACTGGTCAATGCTGCCTACGCCAAGACTGAGGGTGAGTTTTACTACTGGTTCGACATCATGCGGACTGAGAATCCAGCAATGTGTGACTGGGCCAACCGTATGGAGTATGACAAATGGACCCAACATGAGGATGCTGGTCGACGGTTCGGGCACATGACCACAAACATCAGTGAATGTGTGAACTCCGTGCTAAAGAGTACTCGCAACCTCCCGGTCACATCGTTGGTTAAGTCAACCTACGGGAGGCTTGCTCAGCTATTTGTGGTCAGGGGACAGACAGCAGAGGCACAACTCGGATCCGGCCATGAATTCTGTCAGGCATTGGTCAAGGCTATTGATCGGAACCTTAGAGACTCCAGGTGCTTTACTGTGACATTATACGACAGGCATCAGTCCGAGTACACCGTGGCTGAGACAACACCAACGGGGACGTTCTCTCTTGGTAGCTATAGAGTTTCCCTTAAAGATCACCGATGCGACTGTGGGCACTTCCAGGCGCTGCATTATCCATGTTGCCACGCCATTGCCTGTTGCGCCTACTCCCGGCTAAACTGGGAGTCATATGTTCACGAAGTGTATCGTATGACTGAGGTGTTCAACGTTTACAAGCAGGGGTTTCTCCCACCTATTCCTGAAGGCCTGCGGCCTCCATATGGTGGCCCAACCATTATTCCTGACCCTAATCTGCGGCGTGCAAAGGAAGGTCGTCCAAAGGCAACCAGGATCCGTGGAAGCATGGATCAGTCTCAAGAGAATCAGCCGAAGCGTTGTGGGTTATGCCGTCAGCCTGGGCATACGCGAAGGAACTGTCACCAGCGATCACAAAGTGGTGGAGGGGATGCGTAG
- the LOC130939482 gene encoding uncharacterized protein LOC130939482: MTSDWSFTQGGPKEDPSNEFEVGRQFGNKEEVMLAVKQYNIRRAAEYKIVESDHWRYNARCIQFGPGCNWSILVSYRRKQERWEVRRYTGPHTCMQTSMGQDHRRLDSKVIAQHVFTIVKTDPTISIRVLQGDVENHFGYKALYRKVWLAKQIVIARIYGDWKESYNELPRWLFAMQMYLPAFKYCKPLISIDGTHLYGKYGGTLLMAIAQDSNSNILPITFAVVEGETNETWSFFLSYLREHVTSQPGVILISDRHKSIDGALNVEGSLWKLPHAFQAFCTRHIKAKFMTHFRNKDLKKVLINAAYSKSHREYAYYYGRLRGENVAITNWLEKMSRLQRVQYAEEGRRFGHMTANISKCINAVMKGSRNLSMTALVKSSYFRLGEIFARKGSEALAQL; the protein is encoded by the exons ATGACTTCGGATTGGTCGTTTACCCAAGGAGGTCCTAAAGAAGACCCAAGCAATGAGTTTGAGGTTGGACGACAATTTGGGAACAAGGAAGAAGTCATGTTGGCAGTTAAGCAGTACAACATCAGGAGGGCTGCGGAGTACAAGATAGTAGAGAGTGACCATTGGAGGTATAATGCACGATGTATCCAGTTCGGACCCGGTTGTAATTGGAGCATACTTGTATCATATCGCCGAAAGCAAGAAAGGTGGGAAGTTAGGAGATACACTGGTCCTCATACTTGTATGCAAACTTCCATGGGGCAAGATCATCGTAGGTTGGATTCGAAAGTGATTGCACAACACGTTTTCACAATTGTCAAGACCGATCCAACAATCAGCATCAGGGTTCTACAAGGAGATGTAGAGAATCACTTTGGTTACAAGGCGTTGTACAGAAAGGTTTGGCTTGCAAAACAGATagtcattgctagaatatatgGCGATTGGAAGGAGTCATACAACGAGCTTCCTCGTTGGTTATTCGCTATGCAGATGTACTTGCCAG CCTTCAAGTATTGCAAGCCACTTATCTCTATTGATGGCACCCACCTATATGGTAAATATGGTGGAACTTTGTTAATGGCCATAGCGCAAGACAGCAATTCAAACATTCTGCCCATTACATTCGCAGTTGTTGAGGGTGAGACAAATGAGACGTGGTCGTTCTTTCTTTCATACTTACGGGAGCATGTTACATCACAACCAGGAGTGATATTAATTTCAGACAGACACAAGTCCATTGATGGAGCACTAAATGTCGAAGGGAGTTTATGGAAACTGCCTCATGCCTTTCAAGCGTTTTGTACAAGACACATTAAAGCCAAATTCATGACCCACTTTAGGAACAAAGACTTGAAGAAGGTTCTTATTAATGCAGCGTACTCGAAGTCGCATCGTGAGTACGCTTATTATTATGGCCGTCTGAGGGGAGAAAATGTAGCTATTACAAACTGGCTTGAAAAAATGTCACGATTACAGCGGGTACAGTATGCTGAAGAGGGACGTCGATTTGGTCACATGACGGCCAATATTTCCAAGTGCATTAATGCTGTTATGAAGGGTTCCCGTAATTTGTCAATGACGGCTCTTGTTAAGTCGAGTTATTTTCGTTTGGGTGAAATTTTTGCAAGGAAGGGTTCTGAGGCACTGGCCCAACTTTAG